A region from the Nodularia sp. LEGE 06071 genome encodes:
- a CDS encoding ABC transporter permease, with protein MTRPLSTVAELVADHQEGNFFRTLTEITIIARRNLLLDLRNPAIIFGATAFPVFLLLVFTASFTKVVMPNGSYADYAQFVLPFNIVQGLLFSVVNTGNALYSDLQSGMDTRLRTMPIARSAVLTGRILSSAGRLLIQVGITTLIGYLLGFRFQTNFLSIISFLILPVVFTLSFGWLAVFIAVKVKSAEAIQAAMIPWILPLTFLSIGYVPKEGFPEWIQGFVEINPVSSAAQALRGLSSGGSVASPVIATLLWSFVLTAVFSTLAIRAYQHRDS; from the coding sequence ATGACTAGACCTCTATCAACTGTAGCTGAATTAGTAGCAGACCATCAGGAAGGTAACTTTTTTCGCACACTCACAGAAATTACCATAATCGCTCGCCGTAACTTACTTCTCGACCTGAGAAACCCAGCTATCATCTTTGGTGCAACGGCATTTCCCGTGTTTCTCTTGCTCGTCTTCACTGCTAGCTTTACCAAGGTAGTCATGCCTAATGGTAGCTATGCAGACTATGCTCAGTTCGTTCTGCCGTTTAACATAGTTCAGGGCTTGCTTTTTAGCGTCGTTAACACTGGAAATGCATTATACAGCGACCTGCAAAGCGGCATGGATACACGATTGCGGACAATGCCCATCGCTAGGTCTGCGGTGCTAACTGGGCGCATCCTCAGTAGTGCTGGTCGTTTACTGATACAGGTAGGAATTACCACCTTAATTGGATATCTGCTGGGCTTCCGTTTTCAAACTAATTTTCTGTCTATAATCAGCTTTCTGATTCTGCCTGTGGTCTTTACTTTGTCTTTTGGATGGTTAGCAGTATTTATTGCTGTCAAGGTCAAGTCAGCAGAAGCAATTCAAGCCGCAATGATCCCCTGGATATTGCCGTTAACGTTTCTGAGTATTGGGTATGTACCAAAAGAAGGCTTTCCCGAATGGATTCAAGGTTTTGTCGAAATTAACCCGGTATCTTCAGCAGCTCAAGCACTCCGTGGTTTGTCTTCAGGTGGTTCAGTAGCCAGTCCAGTGATTGCCACCTTGTTGTGGAGCTTTGTCCTGACTGCGGTGTTCAGTACTTTAGCGATACGCGCCTATCAACACCGGGATTCTTAA
- a CDS encoding DUF3237 domain-containing protein, which yields MSELKTEFLFELRIQIQPPMDVGQGPDGHRMIFMSKSGNFEGAKLRGEVIPMSGGDWSRIRADGSGAIDVRLCLKTDDGATILMTYGGRMIASPENFEYAVDYLKPDDPKGAEERYYFRTNPVFETGDERYAWLNNIITIGKGRTGEGGVIYEIYAVN from the coding sequence ATGTCCGAGCTGAAGACCGAATTCTTGTTCGAGTTAAGAATACAGATTCAACCGCCGATGGATGTCGGACAAGGCCCCGATGGCCACCGCATGATCTTTATGTCCAAGTCTGGAAATTTCGAGGGAGCGAAACTCCGAGGTGAGGTTATCCCTATGTCCGGTGGCGATTGGTCTAGAATCAGGGCTGACGGGTCCGGCGCGATCGACGTTCGTCTATGTCTCAAGACTGATGACGGAGCGACCATTCTCATGACTTATGGCGGACGGATGATCGCCAGCCCAGAAAACTTTGAGTATGCGGTGGATTATTTAAAGCCGGACGATCCCAAAGGCGCAGAGGAGCGATACTATTTCAGGACTAATCCTGTATTCGAGACAGGTGATGAGCGGTACGCATGGCTGAATAATATCATCACAATCGGCAAAGGACGCACTGGTGAAGGCGGCGTAATTTACGAAATCTATGCAGTGAATTAG
- a CDS encoding ABC transporter permease: MNTDEIHARAKKLVTTRQELGIRRAFADSLIIGQRNLILLSRFPTVAVSVVLIPIIFLSGFLITFEKLMATQEINYIQYLLPIITLQAMFFTAMGAAANLSYDMQSGMFQRCRAMPISPLATFGGLLIAYLVRALISITILVSFAHLYGFRFQAGFLSAIGFLVLTLLFTTTTIAGYAVLALALKQPDLVQSLSIVPYAPLLLLSTGFSPAENFPQWLQPIVLHQPVSYTAEALRVLVSGGELLNPLFWSLTWLLGLLLIFVFVSIQLNQRRSQ; this comes from the coding sequence ATGAATACCGATGAGATACACGCAAGAGCCAAAAAATTAGTCACAACTCGCCAAGAGTTAGGCATTAGAAGGGCATTTGCCGATAGTTTAATTATTGGTCAACGAAATCTGATCTTGTTGAGCCGATTTCCCACAGTTGCAGTATCTGTAGTCCTGATCCCCATCATTTTTCTGAGTGGATTTCTGATCACCTTTGAGAAGTTAATGGCAACGCAAGAAATTAATTATATTCAATACTTGCTTCCCATTATTACCCTCCAAGCCATGTTTTTTACAGCAATGGGAGCAGCCGCTAACCTCTCTTACGATATGCAGTCAGGGATGTTTCAACGTTGCCGAGCAATGCCAATTTCACCGTTAGCTACCTTCGGGGGACTGTTAATTGCTTACCTCGTCCGGGCGTTGATTAGTATCACAATTCTAGTCAGCTTCGCCCATCTCTACGGTTTCCGGTTTCAGGCAGGTTTTTTATCTGCAATCGGTTTTTTAGTCTTGACGTTGCTATTTACAACCACGACTATCGCTGGTTATGCTGTCCTGGCTTTAGCATTAAAACAGCCAGATTTAGTACAGTCACTAAGTATTGTTCCTTACGCCCCATTACTTCTACTCAGCACAGGTTTTAGCCCTGCCGAAAATTTCCCCCAATGGCTCCAGCCAATAGTTCTCCATCAGCCTGTAAGCTACACCGCTGAAGCACTGCGGGTATTAGTTAGTGGCGGTGAGTTATTAAATCCACTGTTTTGGTCACTGACTTGGTTACTGGGATTACTGCTGATATTTGTGTTTGTCTCTATTCAACTTAATCAGAGGCGATCGCAATGA
- a CDS encoding iron-siderophore ABC transporter substrate-binding protein — translation MMRLPIQWTSQTFKLFFLAILTTLIITACGGGISQNTVSQQSSSSKCQVIQHEMGETEICDQPQKVVVLGPYILEPLLALDVQPSGFADHIPFHQGDYNNPSQQIPYLGQLVNNQPINVGLAYNPSMEALLRIKPDLILGSETNKKQYKNLSQIAPTVLLKWADAKPNLLKIAKIFDRSQKAEQVLTAMEQRLATAKKAFAPIVAAHPQVLLLSSGGQSLPEQLRSFQPDRLCPALVANLGFKVLPPPDLAQSAEGVPPLVSIEILPQFQDADSIILLGANFTEFNQVNAQMNFDPQIQNLQQKWQENAIAKSMQASKEGRVYFIPGYLCAALPGTIGTELYLNELEKQLLPVQ, via the coding sequence ATGATGAGATTGCCTATTCAATGGACAAGTCAAACCTTTAAGCTCTTTTTCCTAGCTATACTCACGACGTTAATTATTACAGCTTGTGGGGGTGGAATCAGTCAAAATACAGTCAGCCAGCAATCTTCTTCCAGCAAATGTCAAGTTATTCAACATGAAATGGGGGAAACTGAGATTTGTGATCAACCTCAAAAAGTTGTAGTCCTTGGCCCCTATATTTTAGAACCTTTACTAGCACTTGATGTCCAGCCCAGCGGATTTGCTGACCATATCCCGTTTCATCAGGGTGATTACAACAATCCTAGTCAACAAATTCCCTATTTAGGACAGTTGGTGAATAATCAGCCTATTAATGTCGGTCTAGCTTACAATCCTTCTATGGAAGCATTATTAAGAATTAAACCAGACTTAATTTTAGGTTCTGAAACTAACAAAAAGCAGTACAAAAATCTTTCGCAAATTGCGCCAACAGTGCTGTTAAAATGGGCTGATGCTAAACCAAATCTCCTCAAAATTGCCAAAATTTTTGACCGTTCTCAAAAGGCAGAACAAGTTTTAACAGCTATGGAACAGCGATTAGCTACTGCCAAAAAAGCATTTGCACCGATTGTTGCCGCCCATCCTCAAGTTCTGTTATTGTCTTCTGGTGGTCAGTCGCTTCCGGAACAACTCCGCAGTTTTCAACCCGACCGGTTATGTCCGGCTTTGGTGGCAAATTTGGGATTTAAAGTATTACCTCCTCCAGATTTAGCTCAGTCTGCTGAAGGGGTTCCGCCGCTAGTCTCGATCGAAATTTTGCCTCAGTTTCAGGATGCAGATTCAATCATCTTGCTAGGTGCTAATTTCACAGAATTTAATCAAGTCAATGCACAGATGAATTTTGACCCTCAAATCCAAAATCTTCAGCAGAAATGGCAAGAAAATGCGATCGCCAAATCAATGCAAGCTAGCAAGGAAGGTCGCGTCTATTTTATTCCTGGTTATCTCTGTGCGGCGCTCCCAGGAACGATTGGTACAGAACTTTACTTGAATGAACTGGAAAAACAACTGCTCCCAGTGCAATAA
- a CDS encoding helix-turn-helix transcriptional regulator, which translates to MTIKLKITDYQEFWAEANQNNPPKPGLNSLGIIQEIPRQIGTGYVQTIEVYPHLWLSILDNEYHDNVLFQIPEWHHSLHFSFLLAGKITTQHGGQLGGGYTCISGSGVQPKMNLNFTKSRYLGLEVHISPDLLATFFPDETGEIPQLLRFLTKENDWQALLYPEITTAIQGVVQQIISCPYRETMKRMYLQTKVLELIRLQLFPILAEQDQLPESPRLKPETINRIHHAKEILLARLESPPSLLELAQIVGVSDRTLKRGFPELFGTTVLSYLTDKRMNLAQQLLCQGNTTVAEVANKIGYSNLGHFAAVFKRKFGILPSQCLAKSKTSATSEPKGSVWSMTPGTKSFLGS; encoded by the coding sequence ATGACTATTAAGCTGAAGATCACAGACTACCAAGAATTTTGGGCAGAAGCGAACCAAAACAATCCACCCAAACCGGGATTAAATTCATTGGGAATTATCCAGGAAATTCCCAGACAAATAGGTACAGGCTATGTGCAGACAATCGAAGTATATCCTCATCTGTGGCTTTCAATTTTGGACAATGAATATCACGATAATGTGTTATTTCAAATTCCAGAGTGGCATCATTCATTGCATTTCTCCTTCCTTCTGGCTGGTAAAATCACCACTCAGCATGGAGGGCAGTTAGGGGGAGGATATACCTGTATCTCTGGTAGCGGTGTTCAACCCAAAATGAATCTCAATTTTACCAAATCCCGATACCTGGGTCTTGAGGTTCATATTTCCCCTGACTTGCTGGCAACTTTTTTTCCAGATGAAACAGGAGAAATTCCCCAGCTATTGCGTTTTTTAACCAAGGAGAACGACTGGCAGGCATTGCTTTACCCTGAAATTACTACTGCTATACAAGGTGTAGTACAGCAAATCATCAGCTGTCCCTACCGGGAAACAATGAAGCGAATGTACTTACAAACCAAGGTGTTGGAACTGATCAGGTTGCAGTTATTTCCCATCTTGGCGGAACAGGATCAACTGCCAGAGTCACCACGACTGAAGCCAGAGACTATCAACCGGATTCATCACGCTAAGGAAATTTTATTGGCACGTTTGGAGAGTCCACCCTCATTGTTAGAATTAGCACAAATAGTCGGAGTAAGCGATCGCACTCTCAAACGCGGATTTCCTGAACTGTTTGGCACAACTGTATTGAGTTACTTAACAGATAAACGGATGAATTTGGCACAGCAACTATTGTGTCAAGGTAACACCACTGTAGCTGAGGTTGCCAACAAAATTGGTTATTCCAACCTGGGACACTTTGCTGCTGTCTTCAAGCGCAAGTTTGGTATCCTTCCCAGCCAATGTTTAGCAAAATCAAAAACAAGCGCTACGTCTGAACCGAAAGGGAGTGTGTGGAGTATGACACCAGGCACAAAGTCCTTTTTGGGATCATGA
- a CDS encoding TonB-dependent siderophore receptor, with protein MKRWWLSGSLRLWCLVSISGYLSAIGIQPVQATPQTKAQLQGNQANLQSHPRMLRKAKLPITNTQLLVQSPAELIQVTGVTANSIDQGVEVILQTTQGEQLQITNRSVDNQFIADIPNAQLRLPSGDAFTFTSENPDENLTEITVTNFDANTIRVIVTGKTGLPTVELFDSNEGLILSFATVSAQPESAEAQPESQIEPSQPLAEEDESIELVVTGEQYESYVLLNASSATRTDTPIRDVPASIQVVPRQVIEDQQVTRLDEALRNVSGVTSDNFAGIFPNFTIRGFRNAPILRDGFRQYGSFQVLPEITNLESIEVLKGPASILYGDIDPGGLINAVSKKPLSEPFYAAEFQLGNRNFVRPRLDISGPLTPSGNLLYRLNTLYTKDDGFRGFDQANERFFIAPTIAWKLGDRTDITTSLEYTNERRPMDFGLVAFGDGVVNVPRDRITNEPDDQSEQNLFNIGYNLEHRFNDNWKLRNTFRYIKQDFVSDFYFPVAFNEVTGILQRSFAKYDIDIQTYSLQTNILGEFTTGTINHKILFGIDWNRQKDNFLAQFSVPPFFPLNIFDPVYGVSSRPNNVPVVADYLTESNRLGIYFQDQISLFDNLKLVAGLRYDNVEQTRKDNPTDVNPLSSETTQNDDAFTPQIGIVYQTTPELGIYANYSQSFTPNSGATISGNPLKPQTGQGYEFGLKAELLEGRLFGNLAYFDTTKQNVPTADPDFPNFLIATGEQRSRGIEVDVAGDILPGWNVIASYSYTNAETTKDNRIAIGNRLFNVPQHSAGLWTNYTIQSGNLQGLGLGIGFNYVGDREGDLANTFRLGSYFLTNAAVFYRRNNYRFAINFKNLFDVEYFQSSLGGRNNGIEPGDPFTVIGSFSVQF; from the coding sequence ATGAAACGTTGGTGGCTGTCAGGTAGTCTGCGATTGTGGTGTTTAGTCAGTATATCTGGATACTTGAGTGCTATTGGCATTCAACCTGTACAGGCGACACCACAAACAAAGGCGCAATTACAAGGTAATCAGGCAAATTTACAGAGTCATCCTCGGATGCTCCGAAAAGCCAAATTGCCCATTACCAACACTCAATTATTAGTACAGTCGCCAGCAGAACTGATCCAAGTGACAGGAGTGACAGCTAATTCCATTGACCAAGGTGTGGAGGTGATTTTACAAACTACTCAAGGAGAACAGTTACAAATCACAAATCGCAGCGTCGATAATCAGTTTATCGCTGATATTCCCAACGCTCAATTACGTTTACCCAGTGGCGATGCCTTTACATTCACTTCTGAAAACCCAGATGAGAATCTGACTGAGATCACAGTTACGAATTTTGATGCCAATACAATTCGGGTAATAGTCACAGGTAAAACAGGATTGCCCACAGTTGAGTTATTTGATAGCAACGAAGGTTTGATTTTGAGTTTTGCAACTGTATCTGCACAACCAGAGTCAGCAGAAGCACAACCAGAAAGTCAAATAGAACCCAGCCAACCATTGGCTGAAGAAGATGAATCAATTGAATTAGTCGTTACAGGTGAACAATATGAGAGTTATGTACTCCTAAATGCCTCATCTGCTACACGAACTGATACCCCCATTCGAGATGTTCCAGCTTCTATTCAGGTGGTTCCTCGACAAGTAATAGAAGATCAGCAAGTCACTCGCCTAGATGAAGCCCTCCGCAACGTCAGTGGTGTTACTTCCGATAATTTTGCTGGAATCTTCCCTAATTTTACAATTCGTGGCTTCAGAAATGCACCGATTTTACGAGATGGTTTCCGACAATATGGAAGTTTTCAAGTTCTTCCAGAAATTACAAATCTGGAAAGTATTGAAGTTCTCAAGGGACCAGCTTCTATCCTCTATGGAGATATTGATCCAGGTGGATTGATTAACGCAGTTAGCAAAAAACCCTTATCTGAACCTTTTTATGCCGCAGAGTTTCAGCTAGGAAACCGGAATTTTGTTCGCCCCCGTCTTGATATTTCGGGTCCTTTAACTCCCAGTGGCAACCTGCTTTACAGATTGAATACTTTATATACAAAAGATGATGGTTTTCGCGGTTTTGACCAAGCTAATGAGCGTTTCTTTATTGCGCCGACTATTGCTTGGAAACTTGGCGATCGCACTGATATCACTACCAGTTTAGAATACACTAACGAACGACGACCGATGGATTTTGGTTTAGTCGCTTTCGGTGATGGCGTGGTCAATGTTCCTCGCGATCGCATCACCAACGAACCAGACGATCAAAGTGAACAGAACCTTTTCAATATTGGGTACAACCTAGAACATCGTTTTAATGATAACTGGAAACTGAGGAATACTTTTCGATACATTAAACAAGATTTTGTCTCAGATTTTTATTTTCCTGTTGCGTTTAACGAAGTAACTGGCATTTTGCAACGCAGTTTCGCCAAATACGATATAGATATTCAAACTTATTCTCTACAGACGAATATACTCGGTGAGTTTACTACAGGTACAATTAATCACAAAATTTTGTTTGGAATTGATTGGAATCGTCAAAAAGACAACTTTCTTGCACAATTTAGTGTCCCTCCATTTTTTCCACTTAACATTTTTGATCCAGTTTACGGAGTTTCCTCCAGACCTAATAATGTACCTGTAGTTGCTGATTACCTCACAGAATCAAATAGGTTAGGAATCTATTTTCAAGACCAAATTTCACTATTTGATAATTTAAAATTGGTTGCAGGTTTGCGTTATGACAATGTAGAACAAACAAGAAAAGATAATCCTACAGATGTTAATCCATTGAGTTCAGAAACCACTCAAAATGATGATGCTTTTACCCCACAAATAGGCATTGTTTATCAAACCACTCCAGAACTTGGTATTTATGCCAACTATTCACAGTCCTTTACTCCCAACTCAGGTGCTACAATCAGTGGCAATCCACTCAAACCACAAACTGGTCAGGGCTATGAATTCGGTCTGAAGGCAGAACTTTTGGAAGGTAGGTTATTCGGTAATTTGGCATATTTCGATACGACTAAACAGAATGTTCCTACAGCTGACCCAGATTTTCCTAACTTTTTAATCGCCACCGGGGAACAACGCAGCCGAGGAATTGAAGTCGATGTGGCAGGAGACATTTTACCAGGATGGAATGTGATTGCTTCCTATAGCTACACTAATGCTGAAACTACTAAAGATAACAGAATAGCAATTGGCAATCGCTTATTTAATGTTCCGCAACATAGTGCCGGTTTATGGACAAACTACACTATTCAAAGTGGGAATTTGCAAGGCTTGGGGTTAGGAATTGGATTCAACTATGTTGGTGATCGAGAAGGTGACTTAGCGAATACATTTAGGTTAGGCAGTTACTTTCTCACTAATGCTGCCGTCTTTTATCGGCGAAACAACTACCGATTTGCGATTAATTTCAAAAATCTTTTCGATGTGGAATATTTTCAGTCATCTCTGGGCGGTAGAAACAACGGAATTGAACCTGGTGATCCTTTTACGGTCATCGGCTCATTTTCTGTGCAGTTTTAG
- a CDS encoding ATP-binding cassette domain-containing protein: MTDMMVQVKNLRKYFGKKEVLRGINFSAPTGSVLGILGPNGAGKTTTINCLTTLIKPDQGSAAIAGYDVLKQPAAVRSLIGLTGQFAAVDEQLTTRENLVFFGRLLRLSKARTARRATELLEQFDLKEAVNLRVKELSGGMRRRLDLAVSIITEPLVLFLDEPTTGLDPRSRHQVWNMVRTLREQGMTILLTTQYLEEADELADWIVVIDRGQAIAQGTADELKNRVGETFCKLQLAFPDDEQKVRESLAGLGEITGKSTLTLPAPHGVQTLSEVIRRVEAVGVTLTDISLRRPSLDDVFFALTGHTTDESEKSS, translated from the coding sequence ATGACCGATATGATGGTGCAGGTCAAAAACCTGAGAAAGTATTTTGGCAAAAAAGAAGTATTGCGAGGAATTAACTTCTCCGCACCCACTGGATCAGTGCTGGGTATACTCGGACCAAACGGCGCAGGCAAAACTACAACTATTAATTGCCTCACGACTTTAATCAAACCAGATCAAGGTAGCGCTGCGATCGCAGGTTATGATGTCCTGAAGCAACCAGCGGCAGTCCGGTCATTAATTGGACTCACTGGACAATTTGCGGCTGTAGATGAACAACTCACCACTAGAGAAAATTTAGTATTTTTCGGGCGACTGTTGCGGCTATCGAAGGCTCGAACTGCACGCAGAGCAACGGAATTACTAGAGCAATTTGATTTAAAGGAAGCAGTAAATCTGCGCGTGAAGGAATTATCTGGTGGGATGCGAAGGCGGCTAGATTTGGCAGTCAGCATTATCACTGAGCCATTAGTATTATTTCTTGATGAACCTACAACTGGTCTTGACCCTCGCAGCCGTCACCAAGTATGGAATATGGTCAGAACATTACGGGAACAAGGAATGACAATTCTCCTGACCACCCAGTATCTAGAAGAAGCCGATGAGTTAGCTGACTGGATTGTAGTCATAGATCGTGGACAAGCGATCGCTCAAGGTACAGCCGACGAACTCAAAAACCGAGTTGGGGAAACCTTTTGTAAATTGCAACTTGCTTTTCCTGATGATGAGCAAAAAGTCCGGGAATCCCTAGCCGGCCTCGGTGAAATCACTGGTAAAAGTACTCTAACTCTTCCCGCCCCCCACGGCGTACAAACTTTATCTGAGGTCATCCGACGTGTGGAAGCAGTTGGTGTCACCCTCACCGACATTTCTCTACGTCGCCCCAGTCTAGATGATGTGTTTTTTGCCTTGACTGGTCACACCACAGACGAATCAGAAAAATCCTCTTGA